In Onychomys torridus chromosome 15, mOncTor1.1, whole genome shotgun sequence, the following proteins share a genomic window:
- the Gzmk gene encoding granzyme K: MRLSSFALFFLTAGVYVSSECFHTEIIGGREVQPHSRPFMASIQYRGNHICGGVLIHPQWVLTAAHCYDWFPRGHTPTVVLGAHSLSKNEPMKQTFEIKKFIPFSRSPSGYSSHDIMLIKLHTAAELNKHVQLLQLRSKNYFRDGTKCQVTGWGATNPDLLKPSDTLQEVTVSIISRKRCNSQSYYNRNPVITRDMICAGDAKGQKDSCQGDSGGPLVCKGVFHAIVSGGLKCGIAHKPGIYTLLTKKYQSWIKSKLAPSSAK; encoded by the exons ATGAGGCTTTCTTCATTTGCTCTGTTTTTCCTGACAGCTGGGGTTTATGTGTCCTCAGAGT GTTTCCACACTGAAATTATTGGAGGGAGAGAAGTTCAGCCACATTCCAGGCCGTTTATGGCTTCCATTCAGTACCGCGGCAATCACATTTGCGGAGGAGTCCTGATCCATCCACAGTGGGTGCTGACAGCAGCCCACTGCTACGACTG GTTTCCCAGAGGCCACACTCCCACAGTGGTTTTAGGAGCACATTCTCTTTCAAAGAATGAGCCCATGAAACAAACATTTGAGATTAAAAAGTTCATCCCATTCTCAAGATCTCCGTCAGGTTACTCATCACACGATATCATGCTAATAAAG ctTCACACTGCTGCAGAACTCAACAAGCATGTCCAACTGCTTCAGCTGAGATCCAAAAACTATTTCAGAGATGGGACCAAATGCCAGGTTACTGGCTGGGGAGCCACCAACCCAGATCTGTTGAAGCCCTCTGATACCCTGCAAGAAGTCACTGTTAGCATCATAAGCAGAAAGCGTTGCAACAGCCAAAGCTATTACAACCGCAACCCTGTTATAACCAGGGATATGATATGTGCAGGAGATGCCAAAGGCCAAAAGGATTCATGCCAA GGAGATTCAGGGGGCCCCTTGGTCTGCAAAGGTGTCTTCCACGCCATAGTCTCTGGGGGCCTTAAATGCGGCATTGCCCACAAGCCCGGAATCTACACCCTATTGACTAAGAAATACCAGAGTTGGATCAAAAGCAAGCTTGCCCCATCAAGTGCAAAGTGA